In Mycolicibacter virginiensis, the DNA window AGAAGGCGGAGATCAGCGAGACCTTCTGGCGGTTGCCCTTGGAATAGGTCCGGGCTTTCTTGCTGGGGTCTAGGTCGAAGCGTTCGATCAGCTCGTCGCGGCGGCGCTCATCGATGCCGCCGCGCATTCGCGCCAACAGGTCGATGATCTCGCCGCCGGTCAACGATGGCCAGAGCGTGACATCGCCGGGCACGTAGGCGATCTCGCGGTGCAGCTCGACCGCGTCGGTCCACGGGTCACCACCCAGAAGCCGCACGGTTCCGCTGTCGGCCTTCACCAGGCCCAGCAGGATGCGGATCGTGGTGGATTTGCCGGCGCCGTTGGGGCCGAGAAAGCCGTGCACCTCACCGCCGTAGACGGTCAGATCCAGTCCGTCGAGCGCCTTGACCTGGCCGAAACTCTTCTCCAGGCCCCGGATTTCGATTGCCGGCCAACGGTTGTCAGGTCGCATCGGTTCCCCCTTGTTCGGTCGCCAGGAAAGCGTCGTACATGGTGCGGTCGGTCATCAGGCCCTCGGTGTACAGCTCGAGTGCGGGTAGGACCATGTCGCGGGCGTAGTCACGCAACACGGCGCGCAGATCAGTCGGGTTCTCGTGCATCTGCAGATACAGCAGGAATCCGCCGCCGTTGTTGATGGCCAGGAAACGGGCTCGGGCTTTCGGGTCGCGGCTGGGTTTGAGGGTCCCGGCGCGTACACCCTCGTCCAGGTAGCCCTCGGCGTTGTCGATCATCCGGCGCCACAACGTGTTCGCCAGCTCGCTGCCGGACTGCATGCTGCGGACCAGGTAGGCCATCATCGGCGCATAGGACTCGATTTCAGCCATCGCGGCGAACCAGGTTCCCGGGTCGGCCGAGCGCATCGCCTCGGATTTGCCGCTGCGGATCTCTTCGGCGACGAACTCGTCGCAGGCCTTGCGCAACCCGTCTTTGGAGCCGAAGTGGTGGATGACCAGCGCGGCGCTGACTCCGGCGGCCTCGGCGATGGCCCGGATGCTCACGCTGAAACCGTGCCGCCCGAACTGGTCGATGGCCGCATCGCGGATTTTCGCCGTAGCCGTCAGGTCCGCTGAACGCATGTTCAATACGCTAAACACGCGTTCAGTCGGGTGTCAAGGCCTTTGGCCCCGGCCGCACCGGGGGAATTACTCGCGGGGGAACTAGTCGCGGACGGCGGCCAGCAGGCCGTCTCCCAGCGGAATCAGCGCCGGGGTCAACCGCTCGTCCACGGCGATCAGTCGGGCGGCTTCGCGCACCGCGATCACCTCGGCGTCGTTGGCGCTCGGATCTCCGGCCC includes these proteins:
- a CDS encoding TetR/AcrR family transcriptional regulator, giving the protein MRSADLTATAKIRDAAIDQFGRHGFSVSIRAIAEAAGVSAALVIHHFGSKDGLRKACDEFVAEEIRSGKSEAMRSADPGTWFAAMAEIESYAPMMAYLVRSMQSGSELANTLWRRMIDNAEGYLDEGVRAGTLKPSRDPKARARFLAINNGGGFLLYLQMHENPTDLRAVLRDYARDMVLPALELYTEGLMTDRTMYDAFLATEQGGTDAT